A stretch of Chloroflexota bacterium DNA encodes these proteins:
- a CDS encoding SDR family oxidoreductase, whose product MITVTKRRFEGRGVIITGAASGIGRATAIAFAREGAMVTVGDVSEAGGRETAAAIQQAGGKALFVKTDVSKSADVQHLVSQAVSTFGNLRILFSNAGMYARNDTRITKLEYEVFEKVIDVNLKGMFLCAKYTLPHIVKNGGGAVVMTSSVGALIGGPTTAYTSSKGGVLALMRSVALEYAPKGVRANAILPGPIDTPIMTDVREAMGLPPDSKLNKGNMQERWAKPEEVANLVLFLCSDDASYITGASVTVDGGQSGM is encoded by the coding sequence ATGATCACAGTCACAAAGCGACGGTTCGAAGGCAGAGGCGTCATCATCACGGGCGCGGCTTCGGGCATCGGCCGGGCGACGGCGATCGCCTTTGCGCGCGAAGGGGCTATGGTGACGGTCGGCGATGTTTCGGAGGCGGGAGGGCGCGAGACGGCAGCCGCCATACAGCAGGCGGGCGGGAAGGCGCTCTTTGTAAAGACGGACGTCTCCAAATCGGCGGATGTCCAGCACCTGGTGAGTCAAGCGGTTTCGACGTTCGGCAATCTCCGCATCCTTTTCAGCAACGCGGGGATGTATGCGCGGAACGACACGCGGATCACCAAGCTGGAATATGAGGTCTTCGAGAAGGTTATTGATGTGAACCTGAAGGGGATGTTTCTCTGCGCGAAATATACCCTGCCGCACATCGTGAAGAACGGCGGCGGCGCGGTGGTGATGACCTCCTCCGTCGGCGCGCTCATCGGCGGGCCGACGACGGCCTACACCTCGAGCAAGGGGGGCGTGCTGGCGCTGATGCGCTCCGTGGCGCTGGAGTATGCGCCGAAGGGCGTTCGCGCCAACGCCATCCTGCCCGGGCCGATTGATACGCCGATCATGACGGACGTGCGCGAGGCCATGGGCCTCCCGCCGGACAGCAAGCTGAACAAGGGCAACATGCAGGAGCGCTGGGCCAAGCCGGAAGAGGTGGCGAACCTGGTGCTTTTCCTCTGCTCCGATGATGCCTCATACATCACGGGCGCATCGGTGACGGTGGACGGCGGACAATCGGGCATGTAG